The Deinobacterium chartae DNA window CAGGCGGGGGGTGAACAGCGCGAAGGCCGGCAGGCCGGTGTCGGCGTGAACCGGCAGCATCTGGGCGCGCAGCGGCAGGGCCAGCTCGGCCAGCAACTCCTCGAGGGTCACGCCGTCGCGGGCGAGGATGTTCGGGGGAAACTCGAGCCCGAAGCTGCCGCGCGCCTCGAGGCTCGCTGCGTGCAGGGCGCGTTCCAGGGCGTCGAGAGCCCCGGCGCGCACGGCGCTGTCCTCGGAGCGCAGCGCCTCGAGGGCCGGGCCGACCCCGGCGGGCAGGACCTGATCCTCGGGGGGGCGGGCGGCCCAGCACAGCACCTGACGGACCAGCAGGCCGAGGGCGCGGTGGTCGTCGTGCGGTTTTGGGCGTGGAACGTGGTCGGTCAGCGACAGCAGGTTGGCCGCGCCCATGCCCACCACCTGCAGGTCTCCGCTTGCGTTGACGCTGAGGTGCTCCGCACTCAGTTCGCCGTGAACCAGCTCGCAGGCGTGGGCGGCGCGCACCGCGCGCACCACGCGCGCGGCCTGCTCGGCCCGCCCGGCCAGCGAGGGGGGCTTGCGGGCCGAGAAGATGCCCCCGGGCAGCGGAACGGCCGCGTAGCCCAGGCGCACCTCGCCCTGCGGAGAGACCGTGACCTCCTCGAGGGGGGCCAGGGTGGGTTCGGCGGCGGCCCGCAGGCGCTCGCGCAGCAGCAGCGCGGCGTGCTCGGTGAGCGCGCGCAGGGCCGCTGGCGTGTGAAGCACCAGCTGAACGCCGCCCGAGGCGCCGATGGACGCGGTCAGGGGAAGGCGGGGAAGGGAGAGAGTTTCCGCTGCAATCAGCGGTGACGTGTCCGGGGTAGAGATAAGTACCTCGCTGCGGGACGTGCGGGCCAAGAGGCCCTGGATGTAAACCTCGGGCGGTGCGCGAGAAGAAGGAAAGCCAAACGGAGGCGGGGTCGCCGTGAGGGACCGTGGCACCAGCGGTGCGAGCCTGCAACGTTCTGTCTAGATGCTACTCCCGACAGGAGGCGCCGCACAAGAGCACGTCGCCCGGCGGCGGGTATCCAAAAAACCCTCCTCGAGCCGAGGAGGGCCGCAGCAAAACAGCGCAGGTCAGCCGAGGGGGGCTGTTTCTTGCGGGATTTCTTCCGGGACGCGGGCCGCTGCGGGCGTGTCCTGGCCCCCGTCTGCTTCCAAGAACCTGCTGCGCAGCGACGTGATGAACCCGGCGTCCAGCCCCAGGAAGTGGTAGTACCCCTCGATGCCCCCGTAAGTGCGGCGCAGGTGCTCGAGGGTGTGCTCCATGAATTCGGGGTCGGAGCGCGAGATGTGCTGCAGGTGCTGCAGGTCCTCGCCGCGCGCCGCTGCCTGTGCCAGCAGCGGCGCGAACTGCGGCTCCAGGTTGCGGGCCGAGACCGCATAGTCGGCGATGATGTCCTGTTCGCTGACGCCCAGAGCTCCCAGCAGCAGGGCGGCCAGCAACCCGGTGCGGTCCTTGCCGACGGCGCAGTGAAACAGGACCGTTCCGTCCGCTCGCTCGATCTCGGTCAGGGCGCGGCGGATGGCCGCGTGACAGTGGTCCAGGGTCAGGCAGTAGAGCGCGGGCAGGTCCTGGTTTCCCTGGCCGAGCTGTTCGGGAGCGAGCGCGGCGAACAGCGGCAGGTTCAGGTACGTCACGCGGCCGTGCTGCGCGAAGACGCTGGGAGCCTGTTGCAGTTCGTCCGGCTGGCGCAGGTCGAGCACGGTGGTGAGCCCGTACTCGAGCAGCTGCTGCTGGGCCTCGGGAGTCAGGCGGTGCAGGCTGTCGCCGCGCAGCAGGCGCTGGGGGCGGACGCGTTGCCCGCTGAGGGTGCGGTGACCGCCGAGTTCGCGGATGTTCAAGCTGCCCTCGAGGGCCAGCCGACGGGTGGTTTCGGTCATGGGTGACTCCTGTGGACGCGGGTCCGGTAGGCGGAGGAGCAGGCCCGCGGGCCTGCTCCTCCGGTAGGCGCTTGCTGTGGTGGGGGCTAAAGTTGGGGCTTTAGCGGGCCAGGCCCTGGGCGGCCAGCCAGTCGGCGGCCGGGCGGATATCATCCGGGGCCACCTCGAGGATCATGCGGGGCTGATGCGGCTGCTTTTGCAGCGCCTTGAACAGCGCGTGCCACTTGATGTCGCCCTGGCCCGGGGCCCAGTGGCGGTCCAGACCGCCGTCGTTGTCCTGCAGGTGCAGGTGGCCGAGCAGTTCGCCCGCGTCGTAAACCCACTGGTCGGCGGTAGGACCGCCCACCTGGTGCATCAGGTTGGCGTGTCCGGTGTCCAGGCTCATGCGGACGTGCTCGGAGCCGAAGGACTTCACCAGTTCCAGCAGCGGGCGGGTATTGGCGTCTTGGATATTCTCGATCACGATCACCAGACCCAGGTTCTGCGCCAGCGGCACGATGTCTTTCAGGGTCTGCTGGGCGCACTCGATCTGCATGCCCAGGGTGTTCGAGGCCGAGTACATCACCTGCGGGTGGCCGAAGAAGGCAAAGGGGCTGTGGACGACCATGTGGGTCGCGCCGATCTCGCTGCCGAACTCGAGCGAGCGCTTGAAGCGCTGCGCGGCCAGCTGGCGCACGGCGGGGTCCAAGCTGGCCAGGCTGAATCCGAAGAAAGGGCCGTGAATGCCCAGGCGGCCGCTATAGCCGTCCAAGGCCGTCTTGGCCTGCCGGACCAGCTCGGACCAGTCGTCCCCGTCGAGCACGCTGGGAACGGCGGCGTCTTGGATCTCGAGGTCGCGCTGAGATTCGATCAGCCACTCGCGGTGGGCAGGCAGGTGGTCGATGCGCATGGCAGCACCGAGCAGGGGCAGTTGCTTCTCGCTCATACAGTCCTCCGGGATCGGAATGCGGTGAAGGGGTGGGGTCGGGGGCGGTCAGAAGTCGAACTTGCCCGGACGCAGGTTGATGTAAAAGCGCGGGTGCGGGGTCCAGCGGACGTTCTTTTTGACGCCCACCAGCTCGACGCTCTGGTACAGCGGGGTGATCGGCAGATCCTTGTCGAGGATGCCGGCGATCTGGCGGTAGTTCTTGATGCGGGCTGCCACGTTGGAGGTGCGCAGCGACTGGTTGGCGAGCCGGACGAAGGTGTCGCTGGCCACATAGTAGTTCTTGAGCAGCGTGTTCTCAGCGAAGCTCTTGACCGCGTTGTTGGTTCCCGGGTCCCCGTCGGTGCTGAAGCTCTGCAGCGTCACCTGGATCTTGCCGGCCGCGGCCATCTGGCTCCACTCCACGGTTTCGAGCGGGGTGTACTTGACGTTGACGCCCAGGTTCTTCCACATCTGGTAGATCGCGTCGGTCACGACCTTGCCGTTGGTGTAGTAGGTCGCCGGGGTGGCGAACAGGATCTCCTCGCCCTTGTAGCCGGCCAGCTTGAGTTCCTTGCGGGCCTCGTCCAGGTCGAAGCGGAAGTTCGGGCGATTCTTGCTGTAGGCCAGCTCGTTGGGCAGGAAGTAGTCGTTCATGACCCGCACCCGACCGCCCCACAGCGCCTTGCTGATGCCCTCACGGTCGATGGCCAGCGACAGCGCGCGGCGCAGGTGCACGTTGGCGGTCGGGCCGCTGCGGGTGTTGAAGTACAAGAGCATGTAGTTGTCCAGCGCCACGTCGTCCACCTGCAGGTTGGAGCGCGACTCCACCTGGCTCACCACGTCCGGTGGAATGTTGGTGGCGATGTCCACTTCTCCCGAGAGCAGGGCCGCGACCCGCGTGCTGTTCTCGGCGATGGCGCGCACCACCACCCGCTCGGCCACCGGCTTTCCGCCCCAGTAGGCATCGTGGCGCTCGAGGACCATGCGCCCGCCCGGGCTGTACTCGGTCACCCGGTACGGTCCGGTGCCGACCGGCTTGAGCTGCAGGGCCTCGAAGCTGGTCTTTTGCAGGTAGGCCTTGGGCATGATGGCGGTGTACTGGGTGGCCAGGCGGCGAGGCAGGAGCACGTCCGGCTGGGTGGTGGTGATGGTCACCTCGAGGGGGCCGGTGGCTTTGATCGATTTGATGTACGGCTGGTAGGACGAGCGGATCGAGCTGGGTTTGTCGTCGTTCAGCAGGCGGTTGAGGCTGTAGGCCACGTCCTCGGCGGTCATGGTGCTGCCGTCGTGAAAGCGCACCTTGGGGCGCAGCTGAAAGACCCAGGTCACGTTGTCCTTGCTGCTCCAGCGGGTGGCGAGCATCGGGCGCAGCCGGTCCTTCTCGTCGAAATCGGTGAGGCTGTCGAACATCAGGTTGTAGGTGCGGGCCCCGATGATGCTCGCCCCGGCGTGGTGCGGGTCCAGCGTGTTCACGTAGGCGTTGAGCGCGATGGTGAGGGTGCGCGGTTTGGGAGTTTGGGCGAGGCTGGCCGTGCACAGCCCGGCGGTCAGCAGAACAATCCAGCGTTTTTTCATGTCTGGCTTTCCTCAGGGTGGGGGCTTGGGAAGAAGAAGCGCGAACAGAACGAGGAGGTCAGCTCATGACCGACCTCCGGTGGTGCGCGGATCGAAGTGGTCCCGCAGCCAGTCGCCGATCAGGCCGATGCACAGGATCAGGACCGACAGGGCCAGGCCTGGGGTCAGGGCCAGCCACCAGGCACTCGAGAGGTACTCGCGGCCTTCGCCGATCATGGCGCCCCAAGACACCAGCGGTGTCTGGATACCGATTCCCAGGAAAGACAGCGAGCTTTCAAGCAAGATGATGGCACCCAGGCACAGCGTTCCGAAGATGGCCAGCGGGGCGGCGAGGTGAGGGAGCAGGTGCCGCAGGGCCACGTGTACCTCGCTGGCTCCCAGTGCCTCGGCCGCCGTCACGAATTCTCGCTGGCGCAGCGACAGGACCGAGCCGTAGGTGACCCGGGCGTAGGTGGGCCAGGTGCTCAGAGCGGCCAGAACAACCAGCACCGCCAGTGATTTGCCGAAGACCAGGCTGGCGGTGATGGCCAGCAGCACGAAGGGCAGACCGAGCTGGAGTTCGGCCAGGAAATTGATCAGGTGGTCGAGCAGGCTGCCACGGGCGTAACCGGCGGCCATTCCCAGGGTCACTCCGACCAGCAGGCCCAGCAGCGTGGCGCTGCCGCTGACCAGGAACGAGGTCCGTGCGCCCCACAGCAGTCGGGCCAGAATGTCACGCCCCTGTTCGTCGGTGCCAAGCGGGTAGGTCCAGCTGCCGCCCGCGAAGACCGGGGGTTGCAGACGGGTGAGCAGGCTGCCGGTGTTGGGATCGGTGGGGTGCAGGGCTGGCCCCAGGAGGGCAGCCAGGACCATCAGTAACACCGTCACAAGAGCGACGCTGGGAACCGCCGGGATTTTCCAGGCCAGCCGGGGCAGGTGCGGAGCGTGAAGTTTGGGTTGCAGGGCCGCTTTCATGCTTTTTCCTCTCCGACGCGCGGGTCGAGCCAGGCGTACAGCGCGTCGACCATCAGCGAGGCGGCTACGTAGGCGAGGCTGCTGAGCAGCACGATGGTCTGAATCACCGGGAAGTCGCGTCCGCCGATGGCCTGGACCGCCAGAA harbors:
- a CDS encoding ABC transporter substrate-binding protein; the protein is MKKRWIVLLTAGLCTASLAQTPKPRTLTIALNAYVNTLDPHHAGASIIGARTYNLMFDSLTDFDEKDRLRPMLATRWSSKDNVTWVFQLRPKVRFHDGSTMTAEDVAYSLNRLLNDDKPSSIRSSYQPYIKSIKATGPLEVTITTTQPDVLLPRRLATQYTAIMPKAYLQKTSFEALQLKPVGTGPYRVTEYSPGGRMVLERHDAYWGGKPVAERVVVRAIAENSTRVAALLSGEVDIATNIPPDVVSQVESRSNLQVDDVALDNYMLLYFNTRSGPTANVHLRRALSLAIDREGISKALWGGRVRVMNDYFLPNELAYSKNRPNFRFDLDEARKELKLAGYKGEEILFATPATYYTNGKVVTDAIYQMWKNLGVNVKYTPLETVEWSQMAAAGKIQVTLQSFSTDGDPGTNNAVKSFAENTLLKNYYVASDTFVRLANQSLRTSNVAARIKNYRQIAGILDKDLPITPLYQSVELVGVKKNVRWTPHPRFYINLRPGKFDF
- a CDS encoding ABC transporter permease produces the protein MKAALQPKLHAPHLPRLAWKIPAVPSVALVTVLLMVLAALLGPALHPTDPNTGSLLTRLQPPVFAGGSWTYPLGTDEQGRDILARLLWGARTSFLVSGSATLLGLLVGVTLGMAAGYARGSLLDHLINFLAELQLGLPFVLLAITASLVFGKSLAVLVVLAALSTWPTYARVTYGSVLSLRQREFVTAAEALGASEVHVALRHLLPHLAAPLAIFGTLCLGAIILLESSLSFLGIGIQTPLVSWGAMIGEGREYLSSAWWLALTPGLALSVLILCIGLIGDWLRDHFDPRTTGGRS
- a CDS encoding sugar phosphate isomerase/epimerase family protein; translated protein: MSEKQLPLLGAAMRIDHLPAHREWLIESQRDLEIQDAAVPSVLDGDDWSELVRQAKTALDGYSGRLGIHGPFFGFSLASLDPAVRQLAAQRFKRSLEFGSEIGATHMVVHSPFAFFGHPQVMYSASNTLGMQIECAQQTLKDIVPLAQNLGLVIVIENIQDANTRPLLELVKSFGSEHVRMSLDTGHANLMHQVGGPTADQWVYDAGELLGHLHLQDNDGGLDRHWAPGQGDIKWHALFKALQKQPHQPRMILEVAPDDIRPAADWLAAQGLAR
- a CDS encoding tyrosine-protein phosphatase, with amino-acid sequence MTETTRRLALEGSLNIRELGGHRTLSGQRVRPQRLLRGDSLHRLTPEAQQQLLEYGLTTVLDLRQPDELQQAPSVFAQHGRVTYLNLPLFAALAPEQLGQGNQDLPALYCLTLDHCHAAIRRALTEIERADGTVLFHCAVGKDRTGLLAALLLGALGVSEQDIIADYAVSARNLEPQFAPLLAQAAARGEDLQHLQHISRSDPEFMEHTLEHLRRTYGGIEGYYHFLGLDAGFITSLRSRFLEADGGQDTPAAARVPEEIPQETAPLG